TAATTCACTATGCTTTTATCCACTATATGGTATAATAAAATATAAACATCTAGTGCAACCCTAATTCTCAAAATCTAAATTAAGGAGAGGATATAAAATGGTTTCTTTAATTGCCAAAATTACTGCCTTACCAGGGAAAGAAGCTCAACTAGTTGAAGCAATCACGCATTTAACAAAAATCACGCGGGAGGAAGCAGGCTGTATCACCTATATTCCTCATGTTTCCGTAGAAAACGCCGCAGAAATTATTATTTTTGAACAATATGTAGATCAAGCTGCTCTAGATTATCACGCTGAAAGTCCTCATTTTAAAGCTGTCTTTGCAGAAAAATCTGATGAACTTCTAAGCAAACCTATTGAAGTTACAATGTTAAAGCAATTTTAATCACATCTTTATATAAATAATTAATTAATTTCTTAATTTAAAATTTATAAGTAATAAAGACACCAAACTTTGGGTGTCTTTATTTTTACTTTTTGACATCTAGCCATCTAAATTATGATAATTTCAACTATATTAAGATTTAAATTAGCTGGTTTTGAATACTATAATGTTATAATAAAATAAAAGACTCATTATTTTTGTATAGCCGAAATAAATGAGTCTTTTGCCATGCAACCAGGTAGTATTTTACTGTAAATTAGGTTCTTTAGCTTTGCGATCTTACCTTTCTTCTCTAAAATAATTTTCACCACAAGCAGCAGGCTGCGCATGTTTTTTGGATTTTTGCATAGAAGTAATAATCAATATAAGAACAGTAATCAAAAATGGAAGCATCACATAAAAAGCATTTGGCAGATGAATCATACTTTTTTTGATGTAAAATTGAAGAATGCTAAAGCCGCCAAATATCAGAGAACCTAAAATAGCCTTCACTGGACTCCAGCTTGCAAATATAACTAGTGCTACAGCAATCCAACCTTGTCCATTGACAGAATTATTATTCCAAACACCGCCACCGTTGATTAAAGACAGATAAGCACCGCCTAATCCACAGATACCACCGCCTATTAGAAGATGTACATATTTTACTAAGGTGACATTAATCCCTGCTGCGTCTGCGGTAGCCGGATTCTCGCCCACCGCCCGCATATTTAGGCCTGCCTTCGTATGCTTAATATAAATACCGGATACAATAGCGATAATCACAGAAAGGTATACTAGAGGATTGTGAGAAAACAATAGCTTTCCTATGACAGGAACCTCCCCTAAGACAGGTATGGTTTTTTCACTCAAGGCTGCTACAAACCTAGTAGATAGCTTTGGAGAACCATCCACAGACTTAGCAATCATAATTTCTCCAAAGAACCTGGCAAAGCCTGATCCAAAAATCGTTAAGGTAAGTCCTGTTACATTTTGATTTGCCATCATCGTCACTGTAAGGAAAGCATAGATTAACGCTCCGAACATTCCTGCTAATACAGCAGCTAGCAAAGCAAGTATTACATTATCGGTATGATATCCAACAAAAAAACCACTAAAGGCCCCCATAAACATCATACCTTCAACCCCCAGGTTGAGATGTCCCACTTTTTCGTTCATGATCTCCCCTGTTGTTCCAAAAAGAAGAGGCACTCCCGCTTTAACTGCAGCAAACAAAAAATTAACCAGCATCATGAAGTCTGTCCCCCTTTTAATCTTTTACGGAAAATAAATTGATATTTTCGGAAGAAATCAAACCCAAGAATAAAAAACAAAATAATCCCTTGCAGAATAGCAGATACTGCAGCTGATAAACCAAATGCGCTCTGCATAACACTACATCCTTTTTCTAAAATACTAAATAATATGGTTACAACTAAAATTAAGATTGGATTCAAATAGGACAACCAGGCTACAATAATAGCGGTAAAGCCCACACCCCCTGCTATTCCTTCGCTTAGTGTGTAAGCAGCACCTGTTGCCTGTGCCATGCCTGC
The sequence above is drawn from the Clostridium formicaceticum genome and encodes:
- a CDS encoding putative quinol monooxygenase — encoded protein: MVSLIAKITALPGKEAQLVEAITHLTKITREEAGCITYIPHVSVENAAEIIIFEQYVDQAALDYHAESPHFKAVFAEKSDELLSKPIEVTMLKQF
- a CDS encoding ABC transporter permease, producing MMLVNFLFAAVKAGVPLLFGTTGEIMNEKVGHLNLGVEGMMFMGAFSGFFVGYHTDNVILALLAAVLAGMFGALIYAFLTVTMMANQNVTGLTLTIFGSGFARFFGEIMIAKSVDGSPKLSTRFVAALSEKTIPVLGEVPVIGKLLFSHNPLVYLSVIIAIVSGIYIKHTKAGLNMRAVGENPATADAAGINVTLVKYVHLLIGGGICGLGGAYLSLINGGGVWNNNSVNGQGWIAVALVIFASWSPVKAILGSLIFGGFSILQFYIKKSMIHLPNAFYVMLPFLITVLILIITSMQKSKKHAQPAACGENYFREER